The proteins below come from a single Triticum aestivum cultivar Chinese Spring chromosome 5D, IWGSC CS RefSeq v2.1, whole genome shotgun sequence genomic window:
- the LOC123119301 gene encoding 50S ribosomal protein HLP, mitochondrial → MAAFLRSKCSSVGRTLMGSVGNNLNGGINSSAETVTRPSHCDAISQQIRTFIQMRTNLKVVDNSGAKRVMCIQSLRGKKGARLGDMIIGSVKEAQPRGKVKKGDVVYGVVVRAAMKKGRSDGSEVQFDDNAIVIVNNKGELIGTRVFGPVPHELRKKKHLKILALAEHIV, encoded by the exons ATGGCGGCGTTCCTGAGGTCAAAGTGCTCCTCAG TTGGGCGTACGTTGATGGGAAGCGTTGGAAACAATCTGAATGGGGGTATCAATTCCTCTGCTGAAACTGTGACAAGACCATCTCACTGTGATGCTATCAGCCAG CAAATCAGGACATTCATCCAGATGAGAACCAACCTCAAGGTGGTAGACAACTCTGGAGCCAAACGGGTCATGTGCATACAGTCCTTGAGGGGGAAGAAAGGAGCAAGGCTAGGGGACATGATAATTGGTTCTGTGAAGGAAGCGCAACCTCGCGGCAAGGTCAAGAAAGGTGATGTGGTCTATGGTGTGGTTGTCCGTGCCGCTATGAAGAAAGGACGTAGTGACGGCAGCGAGGTCCAGTTCGATGACAACGCTATCGTCATCGTGAACAACAAAGGCGAGCTGATTGGCACTCGCGTCTTCGGTCCTGTTCCCCATGAGCTCAGGAAGAAGAAGCATCTCAAGATCTTGGCATTGGCTGAACACATAGTTTGA